Proteins from a single region of Ananas comosus cultivar F153 linkage group 3, ASM154086v1, whole genome shotgun sequence:
- the LOC109708317 gene encoding uncharacterized protein LOC109708317 — MDVPLDENVGIRLDSGTGDSQSEIPIVAKSFLIDRIMDTIKTFNRRKFRSAREEVSKYCQCLSSLGIDISELERRIKSIFDHAETIEELESSPNFISAVRLMNADENLALRKRKLASHISTKSFLFQVTGSVSLELQQTREKIKELEDSILHLKSTEAELTLRLEVADDSLKKLIPTKEELQKDVVDAEKEYAAAIEGCNDSKESTGLRELIELFEERRQIFEI; from the exons ATG gATGTACCACTTGACGAGAATGTCGGTATTCGCTTAGATAGTGGCACAGGAGATTCCCAAAGCGAGATACCTATTGTAGCCAAGTCATTTTTGATCGATCGCATAATGGATACTATTAAGACATTCAATCGTCGCAAATTTAGATCAGCTCGAGAAGAAGTGTCAAAATATTGCCAATGCTTATCTTCACTTGGAATTGATATATCTGAATTGGAAAGGCgtataaaatctatatttgaccATGCAGAGACCATTGAAGAACTAGAATCAAgtccaaattttatttcagcTGTTCGACTCATGAATGCTGATGAGAATCTGGcactaagaaaaagaaaacttgcTTCCCACATCAGTACAAAGAGTTTTCTCTTTCAAGTTACTGGAAGTGTCTCTTTAGAGCTTCAACAAaccagagagaaaataaaagaactagAAGATAGTATATTGCATTTGAAAAGTACAGAAGCGGAATTGACACTTAGACTTGAAGTGGCTGATGACTCCTTAAAGAAACTAATACCGACCAAAGAAGAACTGCAAAAGGATGTCGTTGATGCAGAAAAGGAGTATGCTGCAGCTATTGAAGGTTGTAATGATTCTAAAGAATCCACTGGTCTTCGAGAATTAATAGAACTGTTTGAGGAGCGTCgtcaaatatttgaaatttga
- the LOC109708318 gene encoding uncharacterized protein LOC109708318 has product MTQKGDMFKGQQKKKKIPPNRHGKAAHIRKGKRVVKTSSFSKEMDANREITKFINQCNEIKAASLASKEGGELSIVKTSADTLSSAKK; this is encoded by the exons ATGACACAGAAAGGGGATATGTTCAAGGGgcagcaaaagaagaagaagatcccTCCCAATCGCCATGGCAAAGCTGCTCATATCAGGAAAg GAAAGAGAGTTGTGAAAACTTCTAGTTTCAGCAAGGAAATGGATGCCAACCGA GAAATAACCAAGTTTATAAACCAATGCAATGAGATAAAAGCTGCTTCTCTTGCTAGCAAAGAAGGTGGTGAGCTTAGTATAGTCAAGACCAGTGCCGATACCTTGAGTTCCGCAAAGAAGTAG